The genomic window AAGCGGTGATGAGCAAATCACGTGAGCTGGGGATGCAGACGTTCGATCAGGCGTTATTCACTTTGTTTGATAGCGACCTGATCACCTATGAAGAAGCGTTGAAGAATGCCGATTCGCTCAACGATCTGCGCCTGCGCATCAAGCTGGAAAGCAAGGCGGCTAAGGACAATGACCTGATGTCGGGCATTGGCCATTTGAAGCTGACCTGAGCCTAGGGGCGATTGCTTCCCGCTCGCATCTTGTACTCGAACAAGCGGCACTCGATCGCGCCATTGAACAGCGGCGTGCGGCGGCTGGGCGAGAGTCGCATCAGCTTGGCGATGCGCAGGTCGGCGGTGAACAGGTAAGCGTTCCAGCCAGCGAACTTTTGCTTCAGCGCGTCGCCAAGCTTGGGGTACAGCTCAGCCATCTCGTCCAGTTCACCCATGCGTTCGCCATAAGGCAAGTTGGCAACCAGCACGCCCGGTTCGTCGGTGGGCGGCGAGGCCTCCAGCGCATTGCATTGCTTGAGATCGACGGTCTCGCGCAGGCCGGCTTCATCCAGATTGGCGTGCGCAGCGCGCAGCGCGTCGCCGTACAAATCGCTGCCGTAGATAGGCAATTCGCTCACTGGTAATTGCGCAGCCAGTGCGTGTTCACGCATCTCAGCCCACAGCTTGGCATCGAAATTTTTTAGCTTCTCGAAGGCGAAACGCCGTGCTATGCCGGGCTGGATGTTGAGCGACATCTGTGCGGCCTCGATCAGGAAGGTGCCGCTGCCACACATCGGGTCGATCAGCGGAATGCCAGGCTTCCAGCCGGTCATCATCAGAATGCCCGCCGCCAGATTCTCGCGGATCGGCGCGATGTTGGTGTGTAGGCGCACACCGCGTTTGAACAGCGCGTCGCCGGAGGTATCCAGATACAGCGTGACCTTTTCGCCTTCAAGGAAAGCGTGGATGCGCATGTCCGGTTCCAGCGTATCCACGCTGGGGCGCGCGCCCTTTGCACTGCGGAATTTGTCGCAGATGGCATCCTTGATCTTGAGGGTGATGAACTCCAGACTCTTTAGCGGGCACTTGATGGCGGTGACGTTGACGCGGATGGTGTCGCTTACGTCAAACCAACGCGGCCACGGCAGATCCATCGCCATCTGGTAGATGTCCTGTTCACTGCGGTACAGCAGTGCGGGCTGCACCTGCCACAGGATGCGAGAAGCGAGCCGGCTTTGCAGATTGGCGCGATAACACACCGCCCAGTCGCCGAAGAAGCCGACGCCGCCATCGGTGGGCGTAAGTTTGGTTGCGCCGAACGAGGTCAGTTCGTCAGTCAGTAGTTTTTCCAGCCCGCGCGGGCAAGGTGCGAAGAAGTCAGGCATATCAGAACGGTTTTACGACCACGAGTATGACCACTGCCATCAATACCAGCACTGGTACTTCAT from Ferriphaselus amnicola includes these protein-coding regions:
- a CDS encoding THUMP domain-containing class I SAM-dependent RNA methyltransferase — protein: MPDFFAPCPRGLEKLLTDELTSFGATKLTPTDGGVGFFGDWAVCYRANLQSRLASRILWQVQPALLYRSEQDIYQMAMDLPWPRWFDVSDTIRVNVTAIKCPLKSLEFITLKIKDAICDKFRSAKGARPSVDTLEPDMRIHAFLEGEKVTLYLDTSGDALFKRGVRLHTNIAPIRENLAAGILMMTGWKPGIPLIDPMCGSGTFLIEAAQMSLNIQPGIARRFAFEKLKNFDAKLWAEMREHALAAQLPVSELPIYGSDLYGDALRAAHANLDEAGLRETVDLKQCNALEASPPTDEPGVLVANLPYGERMGELDEMAELYPKLGDALKQKFAGWNAYLFTADLRIAKLMRLSPSRRTPLFNGAIECRLFEYKMRAGSNRP